From the Lathyrus oleraceus cultivar Zhongwan6 chromosome 4, CAAS_Psat_ZW6_1.0, whole genome shotgun sequence genome, one window contains:
- the LOC127137287 gene encoding uncharacterized protein LOC127137287: protein MDTDWRNPIINYLKDPSIDTERKPKYMALSYVLMGNELFKKTPEGILLKCLGENEEYLALSSVHSGACGAHQAGHKMKWLLFRYGMYWPTMLKDCIEFAKGFQECQIHAGIQHAPASELHAIIKPWPFRGWALDLIGEIRPNSSKGQRFGIPESITTDQGSVFTGRKIQEFAKEICFKLLTSTPYYAQANRQVEAANKVIIGLIKKHVGKKPKNWHKTLDQALWACRTSPKEATNTTPFQLTFGHDAVLPVEIYLQSVRIQRQGEIPSDLYWEMMMNELVELDEERLHTLEVLRRQEEMVARAYNKRVKGKTFTMNDLV from the exons ATGGATACAGATTGGAGGAATCCAATTATTAATTATCTCAAGGACCCTTCGATAGATACAGAAAGAAAACCCAAGTACATGGCTTTATCTTATGTTTTGATGGGGAATGAATTATTCAAGAAAACCCCTGAAGGGATCCTCTTGAAATGTTTAGGAGAAAACGAGGAATACTTGGCATTATCTAGTGTACATAGTGGAGCCTGTGGAGCACACCAGgcaggccataagatgaaatggttgcTTTTCAGATATGGAATGTATTGGCCCACCATGTTAAAAGATTGTATAGAGTTTGCTAAGGGTTTCCAAGAATGTCAAATACATGCAGGAATTCAACATGCTCCTGCAAGTGAGCTTCATGCAATTATCAAGCCTTGGCCTTTCAGAGGTTGGGCATTAGATTtaattggggaaattcgaccTAATTCATCCAAGGGTCAAAG ATTTGGGATCCCAGAAAgtataacaacagatcaaggatcagTGTTTACTGGTCGAAAGATTCAAGAGTTTGCAAAGGAAATATGTTTCAAATTATTAACATCCACACCCTATTATGCTCAAGCCAATAGGCAAGTCGAAGCAGCCAATAAAGTAATAATTGGTTTAATCAAAAAGCATGTAGGGAAGAAGCCaaaaaattggcacaaaactTTAGATCAAGCACTTTGGGCTTGTCGAACCTCCCCTAAAGAAGCTACTAACACTACACCTTTCCAACTTACATTTGGACATGATGCAGTATTACCTGTCGAAATCTACTTGCAATCAGTGAGAATCCAAAGACAAGGAGAAATTCCATCTGACCTATACTGGGAAATGATGATGAATGAACTGGTTGAATTGGACGAAGAAAGGTTGCATACGTTAGAAGTATTAAGAAGACAGGAGGAGATGGTAGCAAGGGCATACAATAAGAGGGTCAAAGGTAAAACTTTCACTATGAATGATTTAGTTTAG